A segment of the Allosaccharopolyspora coralli genome:
GGTACCAGACCAGCGACAGGTCGACGCCGAACTCCGGCAGCACCCGCGAGGCGAAGAAGATCGCGATGACGACCGGCACACCACGCAACAGTTCGATGAGCCCGACGACGGCCCAGCGGTACCAGCGTGCGGCGGTGACCCTGCTCAGCGCCAGGATCGTGCCGAGGACCAGCGAGAGGACGACGGCGAGCGCGGCGGCGAGCAGGGTGTTGAGCAGGCCTTGGCCGAGCAGGTTCCACAGCGGCCCGAAGGTCCCGTTCGTGGGGTCGATCAGCGGACCCCACTTCTCGACGGTGAGTTGTCCCTGGGCTCCGAGCGTGACGAGCACCCAGGTCAGGACCGCGAGGATCACGACGCCGACGCCGACGCTGGAGAACAAGGAGCGCCGCTTCGCCTTGGGGCCCGGCTCCTCGTACAGCACCTGGGTTGTCATCGGGCGATCGCCACCTTCCGCTCGACGACGCCGAGCAGCAGCCCGGCCGGGATCGTGATGATGAGGTATCCGATGACGACGCCGGTCAGGACCGGCAGTGCGGCCTCACCCCGCGCTGAGGTGAGGGTGGTACCGACGGCGAAGAGGTCACCGCCGACGCCGAACGCGCCGACGATCGCCGAGTTCTTGATCATGGCGATGTAGACGTTTCCCAGTGGCGGGATGACGGTCCGCACCGCCTGGGGCAGCACCACCAGCGAGAGTGTCTGACTGAAGTCCAGGCCGACCGCCCGGGCGGCTTCCGCCTGTCCCGCGGGAACCGCGTTGATTCCACTGCGCAACGCCTCACACACGAATGCCGACGTGTAGAGCGCGAGACCGACGGTGCCGAACCAGAAGTACGAGCCGTTGAGGCCGATCTCCGGCAGCCCGAAGGCCATGAAGAACAGGACCACCGTCAACGGGCAGTTCCGGAAGATCGTGACCCACGACGCTCCGGCGCCCCGCAGCGGCGGCAGCGGGGACACCCGGAACGAGGCCATGAGGGTGCCGAGCACGAGCGCGAGGACCGCCGCGTACAGGCAGATCAGCAGCGTGACCCGGACGCCGTCCAGGTACATCGGCAGGTTTTCGACGATGACGTCCACGTTTCACTCCGGCCGTACGGAAGGGGCGCCGTCGTGCTCGGCGCCCCTTCCTGGTGTGCGGATCAGCGGCAGGGACCGAACTGCGGAAGTTCCGGCGTCTGTTCGGAGACGGTTCCCGCCGTGGCTTCCCATGCCTTGGCGTAGGAGCCCTCCTCGGCAGCCTCGGTCAGGCTCTGGTGGATGAACTCGCAGAACTGCGTGTCGCCCTTCTTGATGCCGACGCCGTACGGCTCTTCGGTGAACGGCTTCTCCAGCAACTTGAACTCGCCGTTGCTCTTCTCGACGAGGCCGAGCAGGATCACGTTGTCGGTGGTCACGGCGTCCACCTGGCCGGTGCGCAGTGCGTCGGCGCACTTCGAGTACACGTCGAAGAGCACCAGGTTGGCCGGGTCGACGTACTTACGGATCTCCTCGGCCGGGGTCGAGCCGCTGACGGTGCAGACCCTCGCGCCCGATGCCCGCAACGAGTCCGGCCCGGTGATGGTTTGGTTGTCGGCCTTGACCATGAGGTCCTGACCCGCTTCGTAGTAGGGGCCTGCGAAGCTGATCCGTTCCGCGCGCTCGTCGTTGATCGTGTACGTCGCCACGACCATGTCGACCTTGCCCTGCTCGATGACCTCTTCACGCGTCGCGCTCGGTGTCTCGACCCATTCGATCTGATCAGGCTGGATGCCCATCTTGCCCGCGATGATCTTGGCGATCTCGACGTCGAAGCCTTGCGGCTTGTCGTCGAGCCCCTTGAGCCCGAACAGCGGCTGGTCGAACTTGGTCCCGATCGTGATCCCGTCGGACTGCACTCGGGCCATCGTGGAGCCCTCGGGGAACTGCGCGTCCTGGTTGACCTGTACCTCGTTGCCGCCGCTGTCGAGCTGGTTCTCGCCGCCTCCGCACGCGGTGAGCACCATCGTCAGCGACGCCGCCAGTGCGATCACCCACTGTGTCCTGCGAATTCGCATCGTCGCCCCTCTCGGTGTGTTTCTCGGTCAGTGCGTGAGGATCTTGCCGAGGAAGTCCTTGGCACGATCGGTTCTCGGGGCGCTGAAGAACTCCTGCGGGGTGGAGTCCTCGGCGACCTCGCCGTCGGACATGAACAGCACGCGGTGCGCGGCCTTGCGCGCGAAACCCATCTCGTGGGTGACCACGAGCATCGTCATTCCCTCGGCGGCGAGGCCGGTCATGACGTCGAGGACCTCGTTGACCATCTCGGGGTCGAGTGCGGAGGTGGGCTCGTCGAAGAGCATCACTTTCGGCTTCATCGCCAGTGCGCGAGCGATCGCCGCCCGCTGCTGCTGCCCACCCGAGAGCTGGGCCGGGTACTTCGCGGACTGGTCGGCGATGCCGACCCGGTCGAGCAGCTGGCGGGCCTGCTCACGAGCCTCGGAGGCGGTGTTCTTCCGGACCTTGAGCGGCCCGAGCGTGACGTTCTCCTCGATGGTCTTGTGCGCGAAGAGATTGAACTGCTGGAACACCATGCCGACGTCCGCGC
Coding sequences within it:
- a CDS encoding amino acid ABC transporter ATP-binding protein, producing MIRMSAVDKYFGSLHVLRDIELEVPRGQVVVVLGPSGSGKSTLCRAINRLEPIDSGSIEIDGKPLPAEGRELAQLRADVGMVFQQFNLFAHKTIEENVTLGPLKVRKNTASEAREQARQLLDRVGIADQSAKYPAQLSGGQQQRAAIARALAMKPKVMLFDEPTSALDPEMVNEVLDVMTGLAAEGMTMLVVTHEMGFARKAAHRVLFMSDGEVAEDSTPQEFFSAPRTDRAKDFLGKILTH
- a CDS encoding amino acid ABC transporter permease; translated protein: MTTQVLYEEPGPKAKRRSLFSSVGVGVVILAVLTWVLVTLGAQGQLTVEKWGPLIDPTNGTFGPLWNLLGQGLLNTLLAAALAVVLSLVLGTILALSRVTAARWYRWAVVGLIELLRGVPVVIAIFFASRVLPEFGVDLSLVWYLVIGLTAYNMVIIAEIVRAGILALPRGQAEAAYAVGMTRGQVLRTVLLPQAFRAMLPALISQLVVILKDTSLGFIIGYEDFVRQGQIIIQNLGNPIQTYIVIAIVFIVLNYALSRLAIWVEHRISHGRKAATDATAVEKEVAGD
- a CDS encoding glutamate ABC transporter substrate-binding protein — encoded protein: MRIRRTQWVIALAASLTMVLTACGGGENQLDSGGNEVQVNQDAQFPEGSTMARVQSDGITIGTKFDQPLFGLKGLDDKPQGFDVEIAKIIAGKMGIQPDQIEWVETPSATREEVIEQGKVDMVVATYTINDERAERISFAGPYYEAGQDLMVKADNQTITGPDSLRASGARVCTVSGSTPAEEIRKYVDPANLVLFDVYSKCADALRTGQVDAVTTDNVILLGLVEKSNGEFKLLEKPFTEEPYGVGIKKGDTQFCEFIHQSLTEAAEEGSYAKAWEATAGTVSEQTPELPQFGPCR
- a CDS encoding amino acid ABC transporter permease, which produces MDVIVENLPMYLDGVRVTLLICLYAAVLALVLGTLMASFRVSPLPPLRGAGASWVTIFRNCPLTVVLFFMAFGLPEIGLNGSYFWFGTVGLALYTSAFVCEALRSGINAVPAGQAEAARAVGLDFSQTLSLVVLPQAVRTVIPPLGNVYIAMIKNSAIVGAFGVGGDLFAVGTTLTSARGEAALPVLTGVVIGYLIITIPAGLLLGVVERKVAIAR